Sequence from the Microbacterium sp. 1.5R genome:
TCGTCGGCGCCACGCCGTGAACATGGCGACCAGGACGAGTGCCGCCACGGCGATCGTGATCGCGATGGCGATGTCGCGCGTGCTCATGCGTTCAGCTCCTCGACCACGGATCCGCCGTCGACCGTCAGCAGCCCGCGGTGGATCGTGAACTCGACGCGGCCGGGGAGGTCGCGACCGAGGTACGGCGAGTTCACACTCCGACCGTGCAGGTCGGATTCGGTGAAGACGCCGGCGGCGGACGGGTCGTAGAGGGTGATCTGCGCAGCGGCACCGGCCTGCAGGGGCAGCCCATGATCGGACAGACGTCCGATCCGTGCGGGGGCCGCACTCATCACCCGGGCGACGTCCTCCCAGCCGATCAGGCCGGTCTGCACCATCGACTGGTGCACGACGCGCAGGGCGCTCTCGAGTCCGACCATGCCGTTGGCTGCGGCCTGCCACTCGCACGACTTGTGCTCGCTCGGGTGCGGGGCGTGATCGGTCGCCACGATGTCGATGGTGCCGTCGGCGAGGCCCTCGCGCACCGCCATGACGTCTTCCTCACGGCGCAGCGGCGGGTTGACCTTGTAGCGGGCGTCGTAGCCGCGCACCAGTTCATCGGTGAGCAGGAGGTGGTGCGGGGTGACCTCGGCCGTGACGTTGATCCCCCGCTTCTTCGCCCAGCGGATGATGTCTACGGAGCCTGCGGTCGACAGGTGGCACACGTGCAGTCGGGATCCGACATGCTCCGCGAGGAGCACATCGCGAGCGATGATCGACTCCTCCGCGACCGCCGGCCATCCGGCGAGTCCGAGCTCGGCCGACACGGTGCCCTCGTTCATCTGGGCGCCCTCGGTGAGGCGTGGATCCTGAGCGTGCTGCGCGATGACTCCGTCGAACGACTTCACATACTCGAGTGCGCGCCGCATGATCAGCGGATCGAAGACGCAGAAGCCGTCGTCGCTGAAGACGCGCACCTGGGCGCGCGAGGTGGCCATCGCACCGAGTTCGGCGAGGCGCTCGCCCTTCTGACCCACGGTGACGGCGCCGATGGGCTGCACGGTCGCGTACCCGGCGGCCTCGCCCAGGGCGAGCTCCTGCTCGACCACACCGGCCGTGTCCGCGACCGGCGAGGTGTTCGGCATCGCGAACACCGCCGTGAACCCGCCTGCCGCCGCAGCACGGGTCCCGGTGAGGATCGTCTCGGAGGCTTCGTAGCCCGGCTCCCGGAGGTGGGTGTGCAGGTCGACGAGTCCGGGAAGGGCCACCAGGCCGTCGGCGTCGATGACTCGCGCACCGGAGCGGCTCAGTCCGGTGCCGATCTCGGAGATCTGCCCGTTCTCCACGATGATGTCGGCGCGCTCGGCACCGAGAAGCTGTGCTCCGGTGATGACGAGGGTCTCGCTCACTGGT
This genomic interval carries:
- a CDS encoding dihydroorotase; this translates as MSETLVITGAQLLGAERADIIVENGQISEIGTGLSRSGARVIDADGLVALPGLVDLHTHLREPGYEASETILTGTRAAAAGGFTAVFAMPNTSPVADTAGVVEQELALGEAAGYATVQPIGAVTVGQKGERLAELGAMATSRAQVRVFSDDGFCVFDPLIMRRALEYVKSFDGVIAQHAQDPRLTEGAQMNEGTVSAELGLAGWPAVAEESIIARDVLLAEHVGSRLHVCHLSTAGSVDIIRWAKKRGINVTAEVTPHHLLLTDELVRGYDARYKVNPPLRREEDVMAVREGLADGTIDIVATDHAPHPSEHKSCEWQAAANGMVGLESALRVVHQSMVQTGLIGWEDVARVMSAAPARIGRLSDHGLPLQAGAAAQITLYDPSAAGVFTESDLHGRSVNSPYLGRDLPGRVEFTIHRGLLTVDGGSVVEELNA